One Magnolia sinica isolate HGM2019 chromosome 2, MsV1, whole genome shotgun sequence genomic window, AATCGCAATGAAAGCATGTGCGATCCAAACCATCAGAAACCACACAGGTACTTGAAGGAAGAGGGACGTGATCTAACACAATCCTCCATTAATTTATACTTAGCTCTTATACCAAATATTAATGTTTATTCCATAGGATCTTGTGCATGAGATTAGAGTAGATCTGATTTTTCACATATATCATGCACACACTATATCTCAAATTCGTAATGGATGATCTCCACTCACTAATCATTAGGGTTTGTTGCGCCGCTCTCTCATGAGGGGTCGTTCCCCTCGCCGCAGATTTAGGGGAACAACTCAGCGGCCTGCGAGACCTCCTTCCCCCTTCCTTCCTCAGAGATTTTCCCCTGTTCTAAGATCTCGATCAAAGCGACGGGGATTGTCCTTGACTTCTCGGCCTCCCACAATCCCCAAATCAGATTTCAGTCTCTTCGTTGGGAACATCTCCTTTGATACTACAAGCAAGGATCTGTGGGGTATCTTCAACAGATACCGACGGCTGCTGGATGTATACATCCCAACAAGACCTAGCACTAGGAAACCCTGGGGATATGGATTTGTGAGATTTGCATACGAGCAAGATGCAGCGAATGCGATAGCCATTCTCAATGAACGACGAGTAGATGGCAAAATCATCAATGTGAGTTGGGCAAAGCACAAAAACAGGGAGGTGGGGTCGTTAAATCAGGGCCCCTGTCCGGCCAAGGGTTCGACGGATCAAGTGAGCCCCCCTTTTGTCGTCGAATCTGATGGGGGGCAGAGATCGTATTTGGCAGTGGCAGCCTCCGATTAGAGCAAAAAGATTCACAGAGTTTTCATTCCCAATATCCCATCATCAATGGTGGATCCAAGGGCGGTGAAGCAAAATCTGAAGAGACTACAGCTGGGGCTTATCTGTAGGATTACCCTGCCGTCCATCTCCATCCTCCATTTAATTGATGGTTTACGGGAGTCCACGTACACGGTGGATTCGATTGATATCTCCAGGTTATCCCCTTACCATTTCCTTCTAGTTTTTAAATCCAaacaatgttgagggtcaaatattgcatatcagaccctattattgccgggattttcaaacatgatactgtttaaaggcccgatttaaatcgtgtttgtgttgcagggcgtgttcacgagcctggactaggaaaaggtactaaaagcatggatttaacggtctaaaatcaccaaggcaagcgacggaccccaggagaccaagatcgacggatgtgcatgccagAGATTCAaggaaatcgagaaactgaagctcaaatggcccgaaagacatccagaatgcaagatcacagggttcccaccatccgttcagatCAAAAATTCTTACAtcgcccgaggaccataaattaaccgtacatgtcaaatttcatccgtttaatccctgtgcaagtgtcccaacggacagatcagccactaaaatcatgatttgggacccactagatctttggatatgtctcaattttggtctcaaccacgtAAATGAGGTTCTAACGaggatggacagagcagatttgtcacaaacatctc contains:
- the LOC131224319 gene encoding uncharacterized protein LOC131224319, coding for MRGRSPRRRFRGTTQRPARPPSPFLPQRFSPVLRSRSKRRGLSLTSRPPTIPKSDFSLFVGNISFDTTSKDLWGIFNRYRRLLDVYIPTRPSTRKPWGYGFVRFAYEQDAANAIAILNERRVDGKIINVSWAKHKNREVGSLNQGPCPAKGSTDQVSPPFVVESDGGQRSYLAVAASD